One genomic window of Bactrocera dorsalis isolate Fly_Bdor chromosome 4, ASM2337382v1, whole genome shotgun sequence includes the following:
- the LOC125778418 gene encoding proteoglycan 4-like: protein MKPTTSRRPHSSSRQPQPPDEPQRPPPFRPPPEARPRVHPNTTALHAISTDNTGSAARTRRRVPRQHLERSVINASTRSRPATEPAVLEALPRQTPLSTNARKLPTTRRAPTPREADREARAATEPRAAQTSTHPAGQAKAQVTLSAKQSDLPTAASLQLGQRGTAKSSARKEASTAEPLAEKVQEAPATTTPACSNDDGASAPTIDKTNVETTPPHPKATPTPTTTRPPTAEISAQPATPDTSPPPVTPVGEIPGFLEGLVMTRQHFIKRSKRTLFFRGRRLALQKL from the coding sequence ATGAAACCGACAACCAGCAGAAGGCCGCATTCATCGAGCCGCCAACCACAGCCGCCGGACGAGCCGCAAAGGCCGCCACCTTTCCGGCCACCCCCGGAAGCACGACCGCGGGTGCACCCGAATACAACCGCGTTACATGCGATAAGTACCGATAACACTGGGTCAGCTGCCCGAACTCGTCGTAGGGTACCCAGACAGCACCTGGAGCGCAGCGTCATCAACGCCTCCACCCGAAGTCGGCCGGCCACAGAACCAGCGGTATTAGAAGCATTGCCACGACAGACGCCGCTCAGCACCAATGCCCGGAAGCTACCGACCACCAGGCGAGCCCCAACGCCACGGGAAGCAGACCGTGAAGCTCGTGCTGCGACAGAGCCGCGCGCCGCCCAAACCTCGACGCACCCAGCAGGCCAAGCGAAGGCCCAGGTAACGCTGTCCGCCAAACAAAGCGACCTGCCGACTGCAGCTTCGCTCCAACTCGGCCAGCGAGGCACGGCAAAGAGTAGCGCGAGGAAGGAAGCCAGTACCGCGGAGCCACTCGCAGAGAAGGTGCAAGAGGCGCCCGCTACAACAACGCCGGCATGCTCGAACGACGATGGGGCGTCTGCCCCAACAATTGACAAGACCAACGTCGAGACGACGCCGCCTCACCCAAAAGCGACACCAACCCCGACGACGACCCGGCCTCCAACTGCCGAGATCAGCGCACAACCGGCCACGCCTGACACATCACCCCCACCAGTGACACCGGTGGGCGAAATCCCAGGGTTCCTGGAAGGGCTGGTGATGACCAGACAGCATTTTATCAAGCGCTCCAAGCGAACGCTGTTCTTCCGGGGCCGACGTCTAGCCCTCCAGAAGCTATAA